A section of the Clostridium felsineum DSM 794 genome encodes:
- a CDS encoding glycoside hydrolase domain-containing protein codes for MDQAVLEVQKWLNTTYGGNSNYSAIKEDGITGGTTVAALIKALQIEIGISSPDGVFGPATMSACPILSSTSGTKNEVYILHGALYCKGYNAGSLSGVYDSTVMYAIEKFQSDAGLTNQDGITTPMIFKAILNTDPYVLISGGDSNIRTIQQNLNRDYSSIIGLIPSDGVYSRSTNVALIKALQHEEGLSTDGFWGDNTKNACPTIPGSRATKRFVLLLQYALYCNGYNPNGFDGLYGNGVKNAVANFQSFVGLSADGYAGPQTWASLLVSYGDKNRKCSVCDCSTTITSEKAATLKANGYQIVGRYLTGKYAMTSSELQTIFSSGLKLLPIFEYGANALYFSSMQGSIDASLASDAALRLGFNDGTTIYFAVDYDALDTDITNSIIPYFQAINYTLSNNGTNYSVGIYGPRNVCSRVAAAGLSTHSFVCDMSSGFSGNLGFKIPSDWSFDQINTITIGSGAGQISIDTDVYSGRDTGVSRVNTNIQSDLVAAANNSGLAKFFGVTFDIAGDPITLINSPVVKAELEYSLGKTMGSDSNKIKFKNGKFEEATFQTAFETISAGLGSNGAVELSTLLAKINNNTELSIEAACTRNSLTITIETETEAEISTEIGTKQTVKITEDLNIELSWDISDTGASIVQAAESALSEVKAFSEEHPVLLPLIVIGIVALVIITAEADAVAGIVTAIVTSAFAVFEEVGAAISWAIAFIYYSTK; via the coding sequence ATGGATCAAGCGGTTTTAGAAGTTCAAAAATGGTTAAATACGACTTACGGGGGCAATTCAAATTATAGTGCAATAAAAGAGGATGGTATAACAGGTGGTACAACTGTAGCAGCATTAATAAAAGCTCTTCAGATTGAAATTGGAATTTCATCGCCAGATGGAGTTTTTGGACCAGCTACAATGTCAGCATGTCCAATATTGTCAAGTACAAGTGGTACTAAAAATGAAGTATATATTCTTCACGGTGCTTTATATTGTAAGGGGTATAATGCAGGTAGTCTTAGTGGTGTATATGATAGTACTGTTATGTATGCTATTGAAAAATTCCAATCTGATGCTGGACTAACAAATCAAGATGGAATAACAACACCTATGATTTTTAAAGCAATATTAAATACAGATCCGTATGTACTAATTTCTGGAGGAGACTCAAATATCAGAACTATACAACAAAATCTTAATCGTGATTATAGTAGTATAATTGGTTTGATACCTTCTGATGGAGTATACTCAAGATCTACTAATGTAGCATTAATAAAGGCACTTCAACATGAAGAAGGTCTCTCAACTGATGGTTTTTGGGGAGATAATACAAAGAATGCATGTCCAACAATTCCAGGAAGTAGAGCTACAAAAAGATTCGTTTTATTGCTGCAGTATGCATTATATTGTAATGGATATAATCCAAATGGATTTGATGGATTATATGGTAATGGTGTTAAAAATGCGGTAGCAAATTTTCAATCTTTTGTAGGCTTATCAGCAGATGGTTATGCAGGACCTCAAACATGGGCATCACTTTTAGTAAGTTATGGAGATAAGAACAGAAAATGTTCAGTTTGCGATTGCTCAACAACAATAACATCTGAAAAAGCAGCAACACTCAAAGCAAATGGATATCAAATAGTTGGAAGATATCTTACTGGTAAATATGCAATGACATCATCAGAATTGCAAACCATTTTCTCAAGTGGTTTGAAACTACTACCAATATTTGAATATGGAGCTAATGCTCTTTACTTCTCATCAATGCAAGGATCAATTGATGCTAGTTTAGCTAGTGATGCAGCATTAAGACTTGGCTTTAATGATGGTACTACAATATATTTTGCTGTTGATTATGATGCGTTAGATACAGATATTACAAATTCTATTATTCCATATTTTCAGGCTATCAACTATACACTTTCCAACAATGGAACAAATTATTCAGTAGGAATTTATGGACCTCGAAATGTTTGTAGTCGTGTAGCTGCCGCTGGACTTTCTACTCATAGTTTTGTGTGCGATATGTCAAGTGGTTTTAGCGGAAATTTAGGTTTTAAAATTCCATCTGATTGGTCATTTGATCAAATAAATACTATTACAATTGGTAGTGGTGCAGGTCAGATATCAATTGATACAGATGTATATTCTGGAAGAGATACAGGGGTTAGTAGAGTTAATACTAATATACAGAGTGATTTAGTAGCGGCAGCAAATAATTCTGGGTTAGCTAAGTTTTTTGGAGTAACATTTGATATAGCAGGTGATCCAATAACATTAATAAATTCACCTGTTGTTAAAGCTGAATTAGAGTATTCACTTGGAAAAACCATGGGAAGTGATTCTAACAAAATAAAGTTTAAAAATGGAAAATTTGAAGAGGCTACATTCCAAACAGCATTTGAAACTATTTCAGCAGGGCTAGGATCAAATGGTGCAGTTGAATTGTCAACGTTATTAGCTAAAATAAATAACAATACTGAATTATCAATTGAAGCTGCTTGTACAAGAAATTCACTAACAATAACAATTGAAACAGAAACAGAAGCAGAAATAAGTACAGAAATAGGCACTAAACAGACAGTAAAAATAACAGAAGATTTGAATATTGAATTGTCATGGGATATAAGTGATACAGGTGCTTCAATAGTTCAAGCAGCTGAAAGTGCTTTAAGTGAAGTTAAGGCATTTTCAGAAGAACATCCAGTATTATTGCCTTTAATTGTGATAGGTATAGTAGCGTTAGTGATTATTACAGCAGAGGCTGATGCTGTAGCTGGTATTGTCACAGCCATTGTTACATCTGCTTTTGCAGTATTTGAAGAAGTAGGTGCAGCAATAAGTTGGGCAATAGCTTTCATTTATTACTCTACTAAATAA
- a CDS encoding MASE3 domain-containing sensor histidine kinase has translation MFSIIKNKLRDENFVVNNLVLIGVITVACNFVGKVNYVLLYFFIEVIIAMLALNIFVNAISNYKYTKNILVLTIGIAYMFMAIFDFSASFNVLYKKEDLQYVYKIIVLGVCVDAFSFLYLSTCLRKKIKSKYSVICYGIVSVFLSLVTYDYKFFDTYLKEIHMVRFVQITKIVCVICFVMSFILFLYRKKRIMDNVVCIFMISSIFRAISIAFVEYGDFNNVILYVNIIFKILAVYIIHREIIIKSVLNPYKDIYSKIKEVNEELNNKNVQLEKVNKRLARENEIKESVSKILSINSKRYMQILQIMPDSILIHENGKCTFVNNMARKLLEVKEVKDIIGKNIEELVHDDYKKLMESRINKIKVTGFPCDFIEEKVITSSGKEKFVEAATATFSHEEGTFLTIFRDLTEKKKNEANEKKLKETLYYDKVRKEFFSNLSHELRTPLNILTSSMQLIKLNMENGNKESLKKYLKVMNQNVYRLTKIIDNLIDITKIDAGYFNIELKNVEIVSVIEDITMSVIEFVKSKGIDIVFDTDVEEKFMAVDPDKIERIMLNLLSNAVKFTPQGGKIKVNVYDNKDSVEIRVKDNGIGIPKDMKDRIFQRFIQVNKTLTREKEGSGIGLSIVKSLVEMHGGKVRVESKVNLGSEFIIDLPAMQVEDDNENIIENNKFNQKQKINVEFSDL, from the coding sequence GTGTTTAGTATAATAAAGAATAAATTAAGAGATGAGAATTTTGTTGTAAATAATTTGGTTTTAATAGGTGTAATAACTGTTGCTTGTAATTTTGTAGGAAAGGTAAATTATGTGCTGTTATATTTCTTTATAGAAGTTATAATAGCTATGCTTGCATTAAATATATTTGTAAATGCAATTAGTAATTATAAATATACTAAAAATATACTAGTTTTAACAATTGGTATAGCATATATGTTTATGGCAATTTTCGATTTTAGTGCAAGCTTTAATGTATTATATAAAAAAGAAGACTTACAGTATGTTTATAAGATAATAGTGTTAGGAGTTTGTGTAGATGCTTTTTCCTTTCTATACTTAAGTACATGTTTAAGAAAAAAGATAAAATCAAAATATTCCGTTATATGTTATGGTATAGTTTCTGTCTTCTTAAGCTTAGTAACATATGATTATAAATTTTTTGATACATATTTAAAAGAAATCCATATGGTTAGATTTGTGCAAATAACAAAAATAGTTTGTGTTATTTGTTTTGTTATGTCATTTATTTTATTTTTATATAGAAAAAAGAGAATTATGGATAATGTTGTCTGTATATTTATGATAAGTTCTATTTTTAGAGCCATATCAATCGCTTTTGTAGAATATGGTGATTTTAACAATGTAATTCTATATGTAAATATAATTTTTAAAATATTAGCTGTATATATAATTCATAGAGAGATTATAATTAAATCAGTTTTAAATCCGTATAAAGATATATATTCTAAAATTAAAGAAGTTAATGAAGAGCTTAATAATAAGAATGTTCAGCTTGAGAAAGTAAATAAAAGACTTGCAAGAGAGAATGAGATAAAAGAATCTGTAAGTAAAATTTTATCAATAAATTCTAAAAGATATATGCAAATACTTCAAATAATGCCGGACTCTATACTTATTCATGAAAATGGTAAATGCACATTTGTAAATAATATGGCAAGAAAATTGTTAGAGGTCAAAGAGGTCAAGGATATTATTGGCAAAAATATAGAGGAGCTTGTGCATGATGATTATAAAAAGTTAATGGAATCAAGAATTAATAAAATTAAGGTTACAGGATTTCCTTGTGACTTTATTGAAGAGAAGGTTATAACATCTAGTGGAAAGGAAAAGTTTGTTGAAGCTGCAACAGCTACTTTTTCCCATGAGGAAGGGACCTTTTTAACTATATTTAGAGACTTAACGGAAAAGAAGAAAAATGAAGCTAATGAAAAAAAATTAAAAGAGACGCTCTACTATGATAAAGTAAGAAAAGAATTTTTTTCTAATTTATCACATGAATTGAGAACACCGCTTAATATATTAACGTCTTCAATGCAACTTATTAAATTAAATATGGAGAATGGTAATAAAGAAAGTTTAAAAAAATATCTTAAGGTAATGAATCAAAATGTATATAGGCTAACAAAAATCATTGATAATTTAATTGATATAACTAAAATAGATGCTGGTTATTTTAATATTGAACTTAAAAACGTAGAAATTGTGAGTGTAATAGAGGATATAACAATGTCGGTGATAGAATTTGTTAAAAGTAAAGGAATAGATATAGTATTTGATACAGATGTAGAAGAAAAGTTCATGGCAGTAGATCCAGACAAGATAGAGAGAATAATGTTAAATTTATTATCTAATGCTGTTAAATTTACTCCGCAAGGTGGTAAAATAAAAGTGAATGTTTATGATAATAAGGATAGTGTAGAGATAAGAGTTAAAGATAATGGAATTGGAATTCCTAAGGATATGAAAGATAGGATATTTCAAAGATTTATACAGGTTAATAAGACCTTAACTAGAGAAAAGGAAGGAAGCGGGATAGGGCTTTCTATTGTAAAATCTTTAGTGGAAATGCATGGCGGTAAAGTAAGAGTTGAGAGCAAGGTAAATCTTGGAAGTGAGTTTATAATTGATCTTCCTGCTATGCAAGTAGAAGATGATAATGAAAATATAATAGAAAATAATAAATTTAATCAAAAACAAAAAATAAATGTAGAATTTTCTGATCTTTAA
- a CDS encoding BhlA/UviB family holin-like peptide, with protein sequence MENSLLKLAASQGIWASLSIALIFYIIKAQEKRDIRQELREKNYEKIIFTLTKEFKTLENIKKDINELKENIKKII encoded by the coding sequence TTGGAAAATAGTTTGTTGAAATTGGCAGCATCACAAGGTATTTGGGCAAGTCTTTCTATAGCTTTAATATTTTATATTATAAAAGCACAAGAAAAAAGGGATATAAGACAAGAACTAAGAGAAAAAAACTACGAAAAGATCATTTTTACACTTACAAAAGAATTTAAAACATTAGAAAATATAAAAAAAGATATTAATGAACTAAAAGAAAATATAAAAAAAATAATATAA
- a CDS encoding helix-turn-helix domain-containing protein has protein sequence MINEFLKLETETFGEYIKRIRLLRGYSQRELATLSSLSSGTIYRIENGENYPESYIVINLAEALKLDKDTLLVEAGYINI, from the coding sequence TTGATTAATGAGTTTTTAAAATTAGAAACTGAAACTTTCGGAGAATACATAAAAAGAATAAGACTACTAAGAGGCTATTCTCAACGTGAACTTGCGACCTTAAGCTCTTTGAGTAGCGGTACAATTTATAGAATTGAGAATGGAGAAAACTACCCAGAATCATATATCGTAATTAATTTAGCTGAAGCTTTAAAACTGGATAAAGATACTTTATTAGTTGAAGCTGGATACATTAATATATAA
- a CDS encoding RusA family crossover junction endodeoxyribonuclease: MKNSYAKVIVSGSPISKSNFKLSNMNGRAILPYNSGKYYDRYAIYEETIAYEARSQNPKTLICESVIAVLKVFYKSEKRHPDTNNITKSIFDGIEKSGLIVNDAQVTKIIIEEYYDLNNPRFELELFAESKFKIQYSILKKEEEDEPKNYDPPSNKKRLVNQNQNTKVKKSSSNDTIICSICGKKVTNDNIIWANKGTTALCKNCLKKSF, encoded by the coding sequence ATGAAAAATTCTTATGCAAAAGTAATTGTTTCTGGTTCACCTATATCTAAATCAAACTTTAAATTATCCAATATGAATGGACGGGCTATATTACCCTATAATTCTGGTAAATATTATGATAGATATGCTATTTATGAAGAAACTATAGCTTATGAAGCACGCTCACAAAACCCCAAAACTTTAATATGTGAATCAGTAATTGCGGTTTTAAAGGTATTCTATAAAAGCGAAAAAAGGCATCCTGATACAAATAATATAACAAAGAGTATATTTGATGGCATCGAAAAAAGCGGTCTTATAGTAAATGATGCTCAAGTAACCAAAATAATTATTGAAGAATATTATGATTTAAATAATCCTAGATTCGAACTTGAACTTTTTGCTGAAAGCAAGTTCAAAATCCAATATTCTATTCTCAAAAAAGAAGAAGAAGATGAACCAAAAAACTATGATCCACCTTCAAATAAGAAAAGACTTGTTAATCAAAACCAAAACACAAAAGTAAAAAAATCTTCTTCAAATGATACAATTATTTGTAGTATATGTGGTAAAAAAGTCACTAATGATAATATAATCTGGGCTAATAAAGGAACTACTGCCTTATGTAAAAATTGTCTAAAAAAATCATTTTAA
- the tsaD gene encoding tRNA (adenosine(37)-N6)-threonylcarbamoyltransferase complex transferase subunit TsaD has product MSKDIKILAIESSCDETAAAVVVNGRKVLSNVISSQIDIHKKFGGVVPEIASRKHIENIALVVKDAIEEAGIELNDIDAVGVTYGPGLVGALLVGLQYAKGLAYSINKPLIGVNHIEGHISANFIQYPDLKPPFACLVVSGGHTFIVYMKDYGEFEVLGQTRDDAAGEAFDKIARAIGLGYPGGPKIQEMAKSGDENAIEFPRAKFHDNSLDFSFSGVKSAVLNYLNTMNMQEKEINRADVAASFQKNVVDVLVDNTIKACKIKKISRIAIAGGVASNSFLRKRMIKSGKENGIEILFPEPILCTDNAAMIGSAAYFEFKKGNIAPLDLNAIPNLKLGER; this is encoded by the coding sequence ATGAGTAAAGACATTAAAATACTTGCAATAGAAAGTAGTTGTGATGAAACAGCAGCAGCAGTTGTTGTAAATGGAAGAAAAGTACTGTCAAATGTTATATCATCACAAATAGATATACATAAAAAGTTTGGAGGAGTTGTTCCTGAGATAGCATCAAGAAAACATATTGAAAATATAGCATTAGTTGTTAAGGATGCAATAGAGGAAGCAGGTATAGAACTTAATGATATTGATGCGGTAGGTGTTACATATGGTCCGGGACTTGTAGGAGCACTTCTTGTAGGACTTCAATATGCAAAAGGACTTGCATATTCAATAAATAAACCTCTTATAGGTGTAAATCACATAGAAGGACACATAAGTGCTAATTTTATACAATATCCAGATTTGAAACCACCATTTGCGTGTTTAGTAGTATCAGGGGGTCATACTTTTATAGTATATATGAAGGATTATGGTGAATTTGAAGTTTTAGGACAGACAAGGGATGATGCGGCAGGAGAAGCATTTGACAAGATTGCAAGAGCAATAGGACTTGGATATCCAGGAGGTCCTAAAATACAAGAAATGGCGAAAAGTGGAGATGAAAATGCAATTGAATTTCCTAGGGCTAAATTTCATGATAACTCTTTAGATTTTTCATTTAGTGGAGTAAAATCAGCAGTGCTAAATTATTTAAATACTATGAATATGCAGGAAAAAGAAATAAATAGAGCGGATGTTGCTGCATCATTTCAAAAAAATGTTGTTGATGTTTTAGTTGATAACACAATCAAAGCTTGTAAAATAAAAAAGATTAGTAGAATAGCTATTGCTGGTGGTGTGGCTTCCAATAGTTTTTTAAGAAAAAGAATGATAAAAAGTGGAAAAGAAAATGGAATAGAAATTTTATTTCCAGAACCAATACTATGTACAGATAATGCTGCAATGATTGGAAGTGCTGCATATTTTGAGTTTAAAAAAGGAAATATTGCACCGCTTGATTTAAATGCTATACCTAATTTAAAACTGGGAGAAAGATAA
- a CDS encoding sigma-70 family RNA polymerase sigma factor, whose protein sequence is MDSLKNIIIQSKNGDKDCMLLMIQKFMPLIKKYSNKLSYDDAREDLIIGFMEIIGDMPVDKSIKFDEEKYIVGYINISMKHLYVKLLKKLIKLSDNETGLYLNTMLENDNVDTSEFINNRIILKELLNKISAYQRYIIISIYFLDLSEDQIAKNLKVSRQAINRTKLRALKSLKEMLLNDGVDFIGK, encoded by the coding sequence TTGGATAGTTTGAAAAATATAATTATACAATCAAAAAATGGAGATAAAGATTGTATGTTGCTGATGATACAAAAATTTATGCCTTTGATTAAAAAATACAGCAATAAGTTATCATATGATGATGCAAGAGAAGATTTGATAATAGGATTCATGGAAATTATAGGAGATATGCCTGTTGATAAAAGTATTAAGTTTGATGAGGAGAAATATATAGTTGGATATATAAACATTTCAATGAAGCATTTGTATGTAAAATTATTGAAAAAATTAATAAAGTTATCTGATAATGAAACTGGATTATACTTAAATACAATGTTAGAAAACGATAATGTAGATACATCAGAATTTATAAATAATCGAATCATACTTAAGGAGCTATTAAATAAAATTTCAGCATATCAACGATATATTATAATTAGCATATATTTTCTTGATTTATCAGAAGATCAAATAGCGAAAAATTTAAAAGTATCTAGACAAGCTATAAATAGGACGAAACTCAGAGCTTTAAAAAGTTTAAAGGAAATGTTATTAAATGATGGAGTTGATTTTATTGGAAAATAG
- a CDS encoding DUF3862 domain-containing protein produces MKKRIIIILFFVLIILCSFLYFTFKPNTNNNNSKKPKINHTQSKTKKYTLTQFMKIRDGMNYNEVKSILGSNGKDLGAHYPSQSYEWSNDTQNNIWVEFHNGKILQKQHSLKNTNMDAKVTQNDFNKITIGMTYNNVVKILGQGELFIERYDSSHGQSYAWINHDGSVLSVVFQNGKVTGKSNKGLN; encoded by the coding sequence ATGAAAAAGAGAATAATTATAATTTTATTTTTTGTACTTATTATTTTATGTTCATTTTTGTATTTTACATTTAAACCAAATACAAATAATAATAATAGCAAAAAACCTAAAATAAATCATACTCAATCTAAGACTAAAAAGTACACCTTAACTCAATTTATGAAAATAAGAGATGGCATGAATTACAATGAAGTAAAATCTATTTTAGGAAGCAATGGTAAAGACCTTGGAGCACATTATCCTTCACAATCTTATGAATGGTCAAATGACACGCAAAATAATATTTGGGTAGAGTTTCATAACGGAAAAATACTTCAAAAACAACATAGTCTTAAAAATACTAACATGGACGCAAAAGTAACTCAAAATGATTTTAATAAAATTACAATTGGTATGACATATAATAATGTAGTAAAGATTTTAGGACAAGGCGAACTTTTTATAGAACGTTATGATAGTAGTCATGGACAATCCTATGCATGGATTAATCATGATGGCAGTGTTCTTAGTGTCGTATTTCAAAATGGAAAAGTTACAGGAAAAAGTAATAAAGGTTTGAATTAA
- a CDS encoding molybdopterin dinucleotide binding domain-containing protein — translation MLFESVKDNPLPTTKEFPYILNTGRGSTGQWHTQTRTREIPTVNKFAIKEAHIYINTKLAKVHNIKEDELIRVYSINGNFSDFKAKITDNVKYDELYAPIHYLECNNLTPSLYDTYSKEPSYKTTPINIKKIKA, via the coding sequence ATGCTCTTCGAGTCGGTAAAGGATAATCCCCTGCCAACTACAAAGGAATTTCCTTACATACTAAATACAGGTAGAGGCAGTACAGGACAATGGCATACTCAAACTCGCACAAGAGAAATACCAACTGTTAATAAATTTGCTATCAAAGAAGCACATATATATATTAATACCAAATTAGCAAAAGTGCATAATATTAAAGAAGATGAGCTAATTAGAGTATATTCTATAAACGGAAATTTTTCTGATTTTAAAGCTAAAATTACTGATAATGTTAAATATGATGAACTTTATGCACCTATACACTATTTAGAGTGTAATAATTTAACACCATCTTTATATGACACTTACTCTAAAGAACCTTCATACAAAACTACTCCAATAAATATAAAAAAAATTAAAGCATGA
- a CDS encoding shikimate kinase has product MNLVLIGMPGCGKSTIGSILSKEMDMKFYDADEYIEAKNNMRIPDIFKNGEDVFRNLEIEALKELSLKDNVVIATGGGAVVREKNMINLKKTGKIIFINRPPEKIIGDINIDGRPLLKEGKNKIFKLYDERYNLYTKYADYSVLNESTIDEVVLNIKKYVKEI; this is encoded by the coding sequence ATGAATTTAGTGCTTATAGGTATGCCAGGATGCGGAAAAAGTACAATTGGCAGTATACTATCAAAAGAAATGGATATGAAATTTTATGATGCTGACGAGTATATAGAAGCTAAAAACAATATGAGAATTCCTGACATTTTTAAAAACGGAGAAGATGTATTTAGAAATTTAGAAATAGAAGCACTTAAAGAACTTAGCTTAAAAGATAATGTTGTTATAGCTACGGGTGGTGGAGCAGTAGTACGTGAAAAAAATATGATAAATCTAAAGAAAACAGGAAAAATAATATTTATAAATAGGCCGCCTGAGAAAATAATAGGAGACATTAATATCGATGGAAGACCTCTTTTAAAAGAAGGGAAAAACAAAATTTTCAAGCTTTATGATGAAAGATATAATTTATATACGAAATATGCTGATTATAGTGTTTTGAATGAAAGTACCATAGATGAAGTTGTTCTTAATATAAAAAAGTATGTTAAAGAAATATAG
- a CDS encoding IS256 family transposase produces MNEGKRNIISALIDEYDIQSAEDIQEALKDLLGGTIQSMLEGEMDEHLGYEPYERAETTNSRNGKKQKRIRSKYGEMNIDVPQDRESSFEPKIVQKHQKDISGIEEKIISMYAKGLSTRQISEQIEDIYGFEVSEGMVSNITNKLLPEIEAWQHRPLSTVYPIVFIDAVHFSVRENNVIRKLAAYIILGINNEGRKEVLSINIGENESSKYWLSALNELKNRGVQDILILCADGLTGIKESISVAFPNTEYQRCIVHQVRNTLKYVSDKDKKEFAKDLKTIYHAPSEEIAYKQLEEITGKWEKHYPNSMKSWKSNWDAISPIFKFSADVRKVIYTTNAIESLNSTYRRLNRQRTVFPSDTSLLKALYLATFEATKKWRLPLRNWGKVYGELSIMYEGRLTE; encoded by the coding sequence ATGAATGAAGGAAAAAGAAATATTATATCAGCTCTTATAGACGAGTATGATATTCAGTCAGCTGAGGATATTCAGGAAGCTTTAAAAGATCTATTAGGTGGAACTATTCAATCTATGCTTGAAGGTGAAATGGACGAGCATTTAGGCTATGAACCATATGAACGAGCCGAAACTACAAACTCAAGAAATGGGAAAAAACAAAAAAGAATTCGAAGCAAATATGGTGAGATGAATATAGATGTACCACAGGATAGAGAAAGTTCTTTTGAACCTAAAATAGTACAAAAACACCAGAAAGATATTTCTGGTATAGAAGAAAAAATTATTTCTATGTATGCTAAAGGATTAAGTACCAGACAAATTTCAGAACAAATTGAAGATATATATGGGTTTGAAGTTAGTGAAGGAATGGTTTCAAATATAACCAATAAACTTCTTCCTGAAATAGAAGCATGGCAACATAGACCTTTATCTACAGTATATCCAATTGTTTTCATTGATGCAGTTCATTTTTCCGTAAGGGAAAATAACGTTATACGTAAGCTTGCAGCTTACATTATTCTTGGTATAAATAATGAAGGCAGAAAAGAAGTACTTTCTATAAATATTGGAGAAAATGAAAGCAGTAAATATTGGCTTAGTGCTCTCAATGAATTAAAAAATAGAGGTGTTCAAGATATCCTTATCCTTTGTGCAGATGGTCTTACAGGGATAAAGGAATCTATATCAGTAGCTTTTCCAAATACTGAATATCAACGTTGTATAGTTCATCAAGTAAGAAATACATTAAAGTATGTTTCTGATAAAGATAAAAAAGAATTTGCAAAAGATTTAAAAACTATATATCATGCACCTTCTGAGGAAATTGCATATAAGCAATTAGAAGAAATCACTGGAAAATGGGAAAAACATTATCCTAACTCAATGAAAAGCTGGAAATCAAATTGGGATGCTATTAGCCCTATTTTTAAGTTCTCTGCTGATGTAAGAAAAGTTATTTATACTACAAATGCAATCGAAAGTCTCAACAGCACATATCGTAGATTAAATAGACAAAGAACTGTATTTCCAAGCGATACATCACTTTTAAAAGCTTTATACCTTGCTACTTTTGAAGCTACAAAAAAATGGCGTTTGCCACTAAGAAATTGGGGTAAAGTGTACGGTGAATTATCCATTATGTATGAAGGACGACTTACTGAATAA